The Ooceraea biroi isolate clonal line C1 chromosome 1, Obir_v5.4, whole genome shotgun sequence genome has a window encoding:
- the LOC105277782 gene encoding uncharacterized protein LOC105277782, giving the protein MTAFNNTSDSMKEIRSSSKNLDVYKYVLAIKNMCDKKLFPDNFDVWTVEEQYTWINENLATFFPTVPQTLLRYIPSFYQQPNFDRSPTEIPEWLDMEKYSRGQKLVRDYYLSVIFAKILGIIYVYSFVDDLKPIIQNRQADTPYLGFERYLSTILRILDWYNGQPWVKGTAACKNMEYAHRMHSLMRKKLCELDDEQIDNASKVAKPWCPDRELLLKDFALACPFEKSGQRPHIMLENLPMHKPKGLHSTSIAMTQCSFISTILLTPQKLGIHNATDEDLEAFCHMWRYYGYSLGLDDEQNFCHGSFEEVKERVQDYYRYWVIPNLKEITPEWEHMTRCLVEPLNYYPFIYMPYKVMMLLATDALNLDMPNLYASLSYAEWIAHKGWKFIIEYAMKFSMVRAALNKVILKIIDTAVNFSTEKRAQLKKRSEEQLLNFCVRYQNQT; this is encoded by the exons ATGACAGCTTTTAACAACACATCAGACAGTATGAAAGAAATCAGAAGTAGTTCAAAAAATCTTGATGTATACAAATATGTACTGGCTATCAAAAACAtgtgtgataaaaaattatttccggATAATTTCGACGTCTGGACCGTAGAGGAGCAATATACTTGGATTAACGAGAATCTTGCCACGTTCTTTCCAACTGTACCGCAAACTTTGTTGCGCTACATCCCAAGTTTTTATCAGCAACCAAATTTTGATCGATCACCAACGGAGATACCTGAATGGCTGGACATGGAAAAATATAGTAGAGGACAAAAATTGGTGCGCGATTATTATCTTTCAGTGATTTTTGCTAAAATACTCGGCATAATATATGTCTATTCTTTTGTCGATGATTTAAAACCGATTATCCAAAACAGACAAGCTGATACGCCGTATTTAGGATTCGAAag GTATTTGTCAACCATACTACGAATATTGGACTGGTATAACGGGCAGCCTTGGGTTAAAGGAACAGCCGCATGTAAAAATATGGAATATGCACATAGAATGCATTCGTTGATGAGGAAAAAACTGTGCGAGCTGGACGATGAACAAATCGACAATGCGTCAAAAGTTGCGAAGCCATGGTGCCCGGATCGCGAATtacttttaaaagattttgcTTTGGCTTGCCCCTTTGAAAAATCTGGTCAACGTCCTCATATCATGCTTGAAAACTTGCCAATGCATAAACCGAAAGGTCTACATTCGACATCTATAGCAATGACTCAATGCAGCTTCATAAGTACAATTTTACTCACTCCACAAAAGCTTGGAATACATAACGCAACCGATGAAGATCTAGAAGCCTTTTGTCATATGTGGAGATATTATGGGTATTCTCTTGGACTTGATGACGA ACAGAACTTTTGCCATGGCAGCTTCGAGGAAGTAAAAGAACGTGTGCAAGATTATTATCGCTATTGGGTAATACCGAATTTGAAAGAAATTACACCCGAATGGGAACATATGACGAGGTGTCTCGTTGAacctttaaattattatccttttatatatatgcctTATAAAGTAATGATGTTATTGGCTACAGATGCATTAAATTTAGACATGCCGAATCTATATGCTTCACTTAGTTATGCTGAATGGATTGCTCACAAAGGCTGGAA ATTTATAATAGAGTACGCTATGAAGTTTTCAATGGTTCGAGCAGCATTGAATAAAGTTATACTCAAAATAATAGATACAGCGGTAAACTTTAGTACAGAAAAGCGAGCACAGCTTAAAAAGAGATCAGAAGAACAATTACTAAATTTCTGTGTTAGATATCAAAACCAaacataa